Proteins encoded in a region of the Methylosinus sp. PW1 genome:
- a CDS encoding ProQ/FINO family protein, with protein sequence MTDTTERQGRDQARRSIDREAQKRSHAEVRALLDELIDAFPACFKPHGVKDQPPLAIGVEADILLRRPHIDSDRLGRALQVYTAGPEYYRSVIAGLPRVDLDGVARAAITSEEIGQAERLLLEFESRARSRKIPASEGHAVLAELVTSFPACFKPRDVRGRPAVAIGIHSDILERRPDLDLAKVRKALWVYVTGLDYLSGMIPGAPRIDLDGAVTQFVTEQEATNARRRLAFLRDRIKAARIAAENKVSISVEI encoded by the coding sequence ATGACCGACACGACAGAGCGCCAAGGACGAGACCAAGCGCGGCGCTCGATCGACAGGGAGGCGCAAAAACGCTCCCATGCCGAAGTTCGCGCGCTTCTCGATGAATTGATCGACGCCTTCCCCGCCTGCTTCAAACCGCATGGCGTAAAAGACCAACCGCCGCTCGCCATCGGGGTGGAAGCGGACATCCTCCTCCGCCGGCCTCACATCGATTCCGACCGGCTGGGCCGGGCTCTGCAGGTCTACACCGCTGGTCCGGAATATTACCGCAGCGTGATCGCCGGATTGCCGCGCGTCGATCTCGACGGCGTCGCGCGAGCCGCGATCACATCCGAAGAGATCGGGCAGGCAGAGCGGCTCCTTCTCGAGTTCGAGAGCAGAGCGCGATCCCGTAAAATCCCCGCGAGCGAAGGTCATGCCGTGCTCGCCGAGCTGGTGACGAGCTTTCCAGCCTGCTTCAAGCCGCGCGATGTCCGCGGCCGGCCAGCGGTAGCGATCGGCATTCACAGCGACATCCTCGAGCGCCGTCCCGATCTCGATCTGGCGAAGGTGCGAAAGGCTCTCTGGGTCTATGTGACGGGCCTCGATTATTTGAGCGGGATGATTCCTGGAGCTCCGCGCATCGATCTGGACGGCGCAGTGACGCAATTCGTCACCGAGCAGGAAGCGACGAACGCCAGGCGCCGCCTCGCC